The Thunnus maccoyii chromosome 9, fThuMac1.1, whole genome shotgun sequence genome includes a region encoding these proteins:
- the naa35 gene encoding N-alpha-acetyltransferase 35, NatC auxiliary subunit, producing MVMKSSVEDDDAGWGLGIPEKMKNNANWVDITHEFKGACKELNLGELLHDKLFGLFEAMSAIEMMDPKMDAGMIGNQVNRKVLNFEQAIKEGAIKVKDLSLPELIGIIDTCFCCLITWLEGHSLAQTVFTCLYVHNPDLIEEPALKAFALGILKVCDIAREKVNKAAVFEEEDFQAMTYGFKMANNVTDLRVTGMLKDVEDELQRKVKSTRSRQGEQRDPEVELEHQQFLALFNRIKFTRLLLTALIAFTKKETSSVGEAQKLVAQAADLLSAIHSSIQHGIQSQNDTTKGDHPIMMGFEPLVNQRLLPPTFPRYAKIIKREDMVAYFGKLIERIKTVCDVINTTNLHGILDFFCEFSEQSPCVLSRSLLQTTFLIDNKKVFGTHLMQDMIKDALRYFVSPPVLSYKCCLFNNHQAKDYIDSFVTHCSRPFCSLIQIHGHNRARQRDKLGHILEEFATLQDEAEKVDAALHSLLMKLEPQRQHLACLGTWILYHNLRIMIQYLLSGFELELYSMHEYYYIYWYLSEFLYAWLMSTLSRADSSQMAEERILEEQLKGRSSKKTKKKKKVRPLSKEITMSQAYQNMCAGMYKTMVALDMDGKVRKPQFELDSEQVRYEHRFAPFNSVVTPPPVHYIQFKEMSDLKKYNPPPGSADLYLAASKHFQQAKLILENVPSPDPEVTRILKVAKPNIVVMKLLAGGHKKETKVLPEFDFTAHKYFPVVKII from the exons ATGGTGATGAAGTCATCAGTTGAGGATGATGATGCTGGCTGGGGGCTGGGCATCCCAGAAAAGATGAAGAACAATGCCAACTGGGTTGATATTACGCATGAATTCAAGGGTGCATGCAAAG AATTGAACCTTGGGGAGCTGCTTCATGACAAGCT GTTCGGCCTGTTTGAGGCCATGTCAGCCATAGAGATGATGGATCCTAAGATGGATGCAGGAATGATTGGAAACCAGGTCAACAGGAAAGTGCTCAACTTTGAACAAGCTATCAAG GAAGGTGCTATCAAGGTGAAAGACCTTAGTCTTCCTGAACTCATCGGGATCATAGAcacatgtttctgctgtttg ATCACGTGGCTGGAGGGCCACTCCCTGGCGCAGACTGTGTTCACCTGTCTTTATGTCCATAACCCCGACCTGATTGAGGAGCCAGCCCTCAAAGCCTTTGCCCTGGGCATCCTGAAGGTGTGTGACATCGCCCGAGAGAAAGTCAACAAGGCTGCTGTGTTCGAGGAG GAGGATTTCCAGGCCATGACCTATGGCTTCAAGATGGCTAATAATGTAACAGACCTGCGGGTGACAG GTATGCTGAAAGATGTGGAGGATGAGTTACAGAGGAAAGTTAAG AGCACACGCAGTCGACAAGGTGAGCAGCGAGATCCGGAGGTTGAGCTAGAG CATCAGCAGTTCTTGGCACTTTTCAATAGAATCAAGTTCACACGACTTCTGTTGACTGCACTGATCGCCTTTACCAAGAAAGAG ACCAGCTCGGTGGGTGAGGCCCAGAAGCTTGTGGCTCAGGCTGCTGACCTCTTATCAGCCATTCATTCCAGTATTCAGCACGGCATTCAGTCACAGAATGACACCACTAAAGGAG ATCACCCTATCATGATGGGCTTTGAACCCCTGGTCAACCAGAGACTGCTGCCACCTACCTTTCCTCGCTACGCCAAGATCATTAAGAGGGAGGACATGGTGGCCTATTTTGGCAAACTCATAGAGCGCATCAAGACTGTTTGTGATGTGATCAACACCACCAATTTACACGGCATACTG GACTTCTTCTGTGAATTCAGTGAACAGTCTCCCTGCGTGCTTTCTAGATCTCTACTTCAG ACAACGTTCCTGATAGATAATAAGAAAGTGTTCGGCACCCACCTGATGCAGGACATGATTAAAGATGCTCTCAGATACTTTGTCAGCCCACCTGTCCTCTCTTACAA GTGTTGTCTGTTCAACAACCACCAGGCTAAAGACTACATTGACTCCTTTGTCACACACTGCTCCAGG CCATTCTGCAGTCTGATCCAGATCCATGGACATAACCGAGCTCGACAGCGAGACAAGCTGGGTCACATTCTTGAAGAGTTTGCCACACTGCAGGATGAG GCAGAGAAGGTGGATGCAGCACTGCATAGCTTGCTGATGAAACTTGAGCCTCAGCGACAGCATCTTGCCTGTCTTGGCACCTGGATCCTCTACCATAACCTGAGGATCATGATCCAGTACCTGCTGAGTGGCTTTGAACTGGAGCTTTACAGCATGCATGAATACTACTACATCTACTG GTACCTGTCAGAGTTCCTTTACGCATGGCTGATGTCCACTCTGAGCAGAGCAGACTCCTCTCAGATGGCAGAGGAGCGGATTCTGGAGGAGCAGCTGAAAGGACGCAGCAGCAAAAagaccaagaagaagaagaaag TTCGCCCTCTAAGCAAAGAGATCACCATGAGTCAAGCATACCAGAACATGTGTGCTGGCATGTACAAG ACCATGGTAGCACTGGATATGGACGGGAAGGTGCGTAAGCCTCAGTTTGAGCTCGACAGCGAGCAGGTTCGCTATGAGCATCGCTTCGCCCCCTTCAACAGTGTGGTCACCCCCCCACCTGTGCACTACATCCAGTTCAAG GAGATGTCCGATCTGAAGAAGTACAATCCTCCACCAGGCTCCGCGGACCTCTACCTGGCAGCCAGCAAACATTTCCAGCAGGCCAAGCTCATTCTAGAAAATGTGCCCAGCCCAGACCCAGAG GTGACTCGTATACTGAAAGTGGCCAAACCCAACATTGTAGTTATGAAGCTCCTGGCCGGAGGGCACAAGAAGGAGACCAAG GTTCTCCCAGAGTTTGACTTCACAGCTCACAAGTACTTCCCCGTGGTCAAGATTATCTGA